One genomic window of Oryctolagus cuniculus chromosome 11, mOryCun1.1, whole genome shotgun sequence includes the following:
- the PABPC1L gene encoding polyadenylate-binding protein 1-like isoform X2 codes for MNAGGSGYPLASLYVGDLHPDVTEAMLYDTFSPAGPILSIRVCRDVATRRSLGYAYINFQQPADAERALDTMNFEVIKGQPIRIMWSQRDPGLRKSGVGNVFIKNLEDSIDNKALYDTFSTFGNILSCKVVCDEHGSRGFGFVHFETHEAAQQAIRTMNGMLLNDRKVFVGHFKSRREREAELGARALEFTNIYVKNLRADVDERCLQDLFSQFGKMLSVKVMRDSSGHSRGFGFVNFEKHEEAQKAVDHMNGKEVSGRLLYVGRAQKRAERQNELKRKFEQVKQDRLHRYQGVNLYVKNLDDSIDDEKLRKEFSPYGVITSAKVMTEGGHSKGFGFVCFSSPEEATKAVTEMNGRIVGTKPLYVALAQRKEERKAILTNQYMQRLSTVRALGSPFLGSFQQPSRYFLPAVPQPPAQAAYAGSGAVAPIQPAPRWSAQPPQPSFTCPPAASTVRPPGVPRRPRDHISSARQASTQVARPVPPTQRVANIGTQTTGPSGTGCPIAGRPLLPYRCPSGGHHSQPMLQEPAVHVPGQEPLTASMLAAAPLHEQKQMIGERLYPLIHNVHKQLAAKITGMLLEIDNSELLLMLESPESLHAKIEEAVAVLQAHQAAEQPKVFTH; via the exons ATGAACGCCGGCGGCTCGGGTTACCCACTCGCCTCGCTCTACGTGGGCGACCTGCACCCCGATGTGACTGAGGCCATGCTCTACGACACCTTCTCGCCCGCCGGCCCCATCCTGTCCATCCGCGTGTGCCGCGACGTGGCCACCCGGCGCTCGCTGGGCTATGCCTACATCAACTTCCAGCAGCCGGCAGACG CGGAGCGCGCCCTGGACACCATGAACTTTGAGGTGATCAAGGGCCAGCCCATCCGCATCATGTGGTCCCAGCGAGACCCGGGGCTGCGCAAGTCAGGCGTGGGCAACGTCTTCATCAAGAACCTGGAGGACTCCATCGACAACAAGGCTCTGTATGACACCTTCTCCACCTTCGGGAACATCCTCTCCTGCAAG GTGGTGTGCGACGAGCACGGCTCCCGGGGCTTCGGCTTCGTGCACTTTGAGACCCACGAGGCTGCGCAGCAGGCCATCCGCACCATGAACGGGATGCTGCTCAATGACCGCAAAGT CTTCGTCGGCCACTTCAAGTCCCGCCGGGAGCGGGAGGCGGAGCTGGGGGCACGGGCCCTGGAGTTCACCAACATCTACGTGAAGAACCTCCGGGCAGACGTGGATGAGCGGTGCCTGCAGGACCTCTTCTCCCAGTTTG GAAAGATGCTGAGTGTGAAGGTGATGAGGGACAGCAGCGGCCACTCCCGGGGCTTTGGCTTCGTCAACTTTGAGAAGCACGAGGAAGCGCAGAAG gctgTGGACCACATGAACGGGAAGGAGGTGAGCGGGCGGCTGCTGTACGTGGGCCGCGCCCAGAAGCGGGCGGAGCGGCAGAATGAGCTGAAGCGCAAGTTCGAGCAGGTGAAGCAGGACCGGCTGCACCGCTACCAG GGCGTGAACCTGTATGTGAAGAACCTGGATGACTCTATCGATGATGAGAAACTGAGGAAAGAGTTCTCTCCCTACGGAGTGATCACCAGTGCAAAG GTGATGACAGAGGGTGGCCACAGCAAGGGGTTTGGCTTTGTGTGTTTTTCCTCTCCAGAGGAGGCGACAAAGGCCGTGACGGAGATGAACGGGCGCATCGTGGGCACCAAGCCACTGTATGTGGCGCTGGCGCAGCGCAAGGAGGAGCGGAAGGCCATCCTGACCAACCAGTACATGCAGCGCCTCTCCACCGTgcgggccctgggcagccccttcCTGGGCTCCTTTCAGCAGCCCTCGCGCTACTTCCTGCCCGCTGTGCCCCAG CCTCCAGCGCAGGCGGCGTATGCTGGCTCTGGCGCCGTGGCACCCATCCAGCCTGCCCCCAGGTGGTCGGCCCAGCCTCCACAACCTTCGT TCACCTGTCCTCCAGCTGCCTCCACCGTGCGGCCACCAGGTGTGCCTCGGCGCCCCCGGGACCACATCAGCAGTGCCAGGCAGGCCTCCACCCAGGTGGCACGGCCGGTGCCTCCCACCCAAAGAGTGG CCAACATTGGTACCCAGACCACAGGACCCAGCGGGACGGGATGCCCTATCGCAGGCCGGCCTCTCCTGCCGTACCGATGCCCTTCAGggggccaccacagccagcctaTG CTCCAGGAGCCCGCTGTGCACGTCCCCGGCCAGGAGCCCCTGACTGCGTCCATGCTGGCTGCGGCGCCCCTGCACGAGCAGAAGCAGATGATTG GGGAGCGTCTCTACCCCCTCATCCACAACGTCCACAAGCAGCTGGCTGCCAAGATCACGGGCATGCTGCTGGAGATTGACAACTCGGAGCTGCTGCTCATGCTGGAGTCTCCGGAGTCCCTCCACGCCAAG ATAGAAGAGGCGGTGGCAGTGTTGCAGGCCCACCAGGCCGCGGAGCAGCCCAAGGTGTTCACGCACTGA
- the PABPC1L gene encoding polyadenylate-binding protein 1-like isoform X5, with product MNAGGSGYPLASLYVGDLHPDVTEAMLYDTFSPAGPILSIRVCRDVATRRSLGYAYINFQQPADAERALDTMNFEVIKGQPIRIMWSQRDPGLRKSGVGNVFIKNLEDSIDNKALYDTFSTFGNILSCKVVCDEHGSRGFGFVHFETHEAAQQAIRTMNGMLLNDRKVFVGHFKSRREREAELGARALEFTNIYVKNLRADVDERCLQDLFSQFGKMLSVKVMRDSSGHSRGFGFVNFEKHEEAQKAVDHMNGKEVSGRLLYVGRAQKRAERQNELKRKFEQVKQDRLHRYQGVNLYVKNLDDSIDDEKLRKEFSPYGVITSAKRRRQRP from the exons ATGAACGCCGGCGGCTCGGGTTACCCACTCGCCTCGCTCTACGTGGGCGACCTGCACCCCGATGTGACTGAGGCCATGCTCTACGACACCTTCTCGCCCGCCGGCCCCATCCTGTCCATCCGCGTGTGCCGCGACGTGGCCACCCGGCGCTCGCTGGGCTATGCCTACATCAACTTCCAGCAGCCGGCAGACG CGGAGCGCGCCCTGGACACCATGAACTTTGAGGTGATCAAGGGCCAGCCCATCCGCATCATGTGGTCCCAGCGAGACCCGGGGCTGCGCAAGTCAGGCGTGGGCAACGTCTTCATCAAGAACCTGGAGGACTCCATCGACAACAAGGCTCTGTATGACACCTTCTCCACCTTCGGGAACATCCTCTCCTGCAAG GTGGTGTGCGACGAGCACGGCTCCCGGGGCTTCGGCTTCGTGCACTTTGAGACCCACGAGGCTGCGCAGCAGGCCATCCGCACCATGAACGGGATGCTGCTCAATGACCGCAAAGT CTTCGTCGGCCACTTCAAGTCCCGCCGGGAGCGGGAGGCGGAGCTGGGGGCACGGGCCCTGGAGTTCACCAACATCTACGTGAAGAACCTCCGGGCAGACGTGGATGAGCGGTGCCTGCAGGACCTCTTCTCCCAGTTTG GAAAGATGCTGAGTGTGAAGGTGATGAGGGACAGCAGCGGCCACTCCCGGGGCTTTGGCTTCGTCAACTTTGAGAAGCACGAGGAAGCGCAGAAG gctgTGGACCACATGAACGGGAAGGAGGTGAGCGGGCGGCTGCTGTACGTGGGCCGCGCCCAGAAGCGGGCGGAGCGGCAGAATGAGCTGAAGCGCAAGTTCGAGCAGGTGAAGCAGGACCGGCTGCACCGCTACCAG GGCGTGAACCTGTATGTGAAGAACCTGGATGACTCTATCGATGATGAGAAACTGAGGAAAGAGTTCTCTCCCTACGGAGTGATCACCAGTGCAAAG AGGAGGCGACAAAGGCCGTGA
- the PABPC1L gene encoding polyadenylate-binding protein 1-like isoform X3: MNAGGSGYPLASLYVGDLHPDVTEAMLYDTFSPAGPILSIRVCRDVATRRSLGYAYINFQQPADAERALDTMNFEVIKGQPIRIMWSQRDPGLRKSGVGNVFIKNLEDSIDNKALYDTFSTFGNILSCKVVCDEHGSRGFGFVHFETHEAAQQAIRTMNGMLLNDRKVFVGHFKSRREREAELGARALEFTNIYVKNLRADVDERCLQDLFSQFGKMLSVKVMRDSSGHSRGFGFVNFEKHEEAQKAVDHMNGKEVSGRLLYVGRAQKRAERQNELKRKFEQVKQDRLHRYQGVNLYVKNLDDSIDDEKLRKEFSPYGVITSAKVMTEGGHSKGFGFVCFSSPEEATKAVTEMNGRIVGTKPLYVALAQRKEERKAILTNQYMQRLSTVRALGSPFLGSFQQPSRYFLPAVPQPPAQAAYAGSGAVAPIQPAPRWSAQPPQPSFTCPPAASTVRPPGVPRRPRDHISSARQASTQVARPVPPTQRVANIGTQTTGPSGTGCPIAGRPLLPYRCPSGGHHSQPMGSVSTPSSTTSTSSWLPRSRACCWRLTTRSCCSCWSLRSPSTPR, encoded by the exons ATGAACGCCGGCGGCTCGGGTTACCCACTCGCCTCGCTCTACGTGGGCGACCTGCACCCCGATGTGACTGAGGCCATGCTCTACGACACCTTCTCGCCCGCCGGCCCCATCCTGTCCATCCGCGTGTGCCGCGACGTGGCCACCCGGCGCTCGCTGGGCTATGCCTACATCAACTTCCAGCAGCCGGCAGACG CGGAGCGCGCCCTGGACACCATGAACTTTGAGGTGATCAAGGGCCAGCCCATCCGCATCATGTGGTCCCAGCGAGACCCGGGGCTGCGCAAGTCAGGCGTGGGCAACGTCTTCATCAAGAACCTGGAGGACTCCATCGACAACAAGGCTCTGTATGACACCTTCTCCACCTTCGGGAACATCCTCTCCTGCAAG GTGGTGTGCGACGAGCACGGCTCCCGGGGCTTCGGCTTCGTGCACTTTGAGACCCACGAGGCTGCGCAGCAGGCCATCCGCACCATGAACGGGATGCTGCTCAATGACCGCAAAGT CTTCGTCGGCCACTTCAAGTCCCGCCGGGAGCGGGAGGCGGAGCTGGGGGCACGGGCCCTGGAGTTCACCAACATCTACGTGAAGAACCTCCGGGCAGACGTGGATGAGCGGTGCCTGCAGGACCTCTTCTCCCAGTTTG GAAAGATGCTGAGTGTGAAGGTGATGAGGGACAGCAGCGGCCACTCCCGGGGCTTTGGCTTCGTCAACTTTGAGAAGCACGAGGAAGCGCAGAAG gctgTGGACCACATGAACGGGAAGGAGGTGAGCGGGCGGCTGCTGTACGTGGGCCGCGCCCAGAAGCGGGCGGAGCGGCAGAATGAGCTGAAGCGCAAGTTCGAGCAGGTGAAGCAGGACCGGCTGCACCGCTACCAG GGCGTGAACCTGTATGTGAAGAACCTGGATGACTCTATCGATGATGAGAAACTGAGGAAAGAGTTCTCTCCCTACGGAGTGATCACCAGTGCAAAG GTGATGACAGAGGGTGGCCACAGCAAGGGGTTTGGCTTTGTGTGTTTTTCCTCTCCAGAGGAGGCGACAAAGGCCGTGACGGAGATGAACGGGCGCATCGTGGGCACCAAGCCACTGTATGTGGCGCTGGCGCAGCGCAAGGAGGAGCGGAAGGCCATCCTGACCAACCAGTACATGCAGCGCCTCTCCACCGTgcgggccctgggcagccccttcCTGGGCTCCTTTCAGCAGCCCTCGCGCTACTTCCTGCCCGCTGTGCCCCAG CCTCCAGCGCAGGCGGCGTATGCTGGCTCTGGCGCCGTGGCACCCATCCAGCCTGCCCCCAGGTGGTCGGCCCAGCCTCCACAACCTTCGT TCACCTGTCCTCCAGCTGCCTCCACCGTGCGGCCACCAGGTGTGCCTCGGCGCCCCCGGGACCACATCAGCAGTGCCAGGCAGGCCTCCACCCAGGTGGCACGGCCGGTGCCTCCCACCCAAAGAGTGG CCAACATTGGTACCCAGACCACAGGACCCAGCGGGACGGGATGCCCTATCGCAGGCCGGCCTCTCCTGCCGTACCGATGCCCTTCAGggggccaccacagccagcctaTG GGGAGCGTCTCTACCCCCTCATCCACAACGTCCACAAGCAGCTGGCTGCCAAGATCACGGGCATGCTGCTGGAGATTGACAACTCGGAGCTGCTGCTCATGCTGGAGTCTCCGGAGTCCCTCCACGCCAAG ATAG
- the PABPC1L gene encoding polyadenylate-binding protein 1-like isoform X4, which yields MNAGGSGYPLASLYVGDLHPDVTEAMLYDTFSPAGPILSIRVCRDVATRRSLGYAYINFQQPADAERALDTMNFEVIKGQPIRIMWSQRDPGLRKSGVGNVFIKNLEDSIDNKALYDTFSTFGNILSCKVVCDEHGSRGFGFVHFETHEAAQQAIRTMNGMLLNDRKVFVGHFKSRREREAELGARALEFTNIYVKNLRADVDERCLQDLFSQFGKMLSVKVMRDSSGHSRGFGFVNFEKHEEAQKAVDHMNGKEVSGRLLYVGRAQKRAERQNELKRKFEQVKQDRLHRYQGVNLYVKNLDDSIDDEKLRKEFSPYGVITSAKVMTEGGHSKGFGFVCFSSPEEATKAVTEMNGRIVGTKPLYVALAQRKEERKAILTNQYMQRLSTVRALGSPFLGSFQQPSRYFLPAVPQSPVLQLPPPCGHQVCLGAPGTTSAVPGRPPPRWHGRCLPPKEWPTLVPRPQDPAGRDALSQAGLSCRTDALQGATTASLC from the exons ATGAACGCCGGCGGCTCGGGTTACCCACTCGCCTCGCTCTACGTGGGCGACCTGCACCCCGATGTGACTGAGGCCATGCTCTACGACACCTTCTCGCCCGCCGGCCCCATCCTGTCCATCCGCGTGTGCCGCGACGTGGCCACCCGGCGCTCGCTGGGCTATGCCTACATCAACTTCCAGCAGCCGGCAGACG CGGAGCGCGCCCTGGACACCATGAACTTTGAGGTGATCAAGGGCCAGCCCATCCGCATCATGTGGTCCCAGCGAGACCCGGGGCTGCGCAAGTCAGGCGTGGGCAACGTCTTCATCAAGAACCTGGAGGACTCCATCGACAACAAGGCTCTGTATGACACCTTCTCCACCTTCGGGAACATCCTCTCCTGCAAG GTGGTGTGCGACGAGCACGGCTCCCGGGGCTTCGGCTTCGTGCACTTTGAGACCCACGAGGCTGCGCAGCAGGCCATCCGCACCATGAACGGGATGCTGCTCAATGACCGCAAAGT CTTCGTCGGCCACTTCAAGTCCCGCCGGGAGCGGGAGGCGGAGCTGGGGGCACGGGCCCTGGAGTTCACCAACATCTACGTGAAGAACCTCCGGGCAGACGTGGATGAGCGGTGCCTGCAGGACCTCTTCTCCCAGTTTG GAAAGATGCTGAGTGTGAAGGTGATGAGGGACAGCAGCGGCCACTCCCGGGGCTTTGGCTTCGTCAACTTTGAGAAGCACGAGGAAGCGCAGAAG gctgTGGACCACATGAACGGGAAGGAGGTGAGCGGGCGGCTGCTGTACGTGGGCCGCGCCCAGAAGCGGGCGGAGCGGCAGAATGAGCTGAAGCGCAAGTTCGAGCAGGTGAAGCAGGACCGGCTGCACCGCTACCAG GGCGTGAACCTGTATGTGAAGAACCTGGATGACTCTATCGATGATGAGAAACTGAGGAAAGAGTTCTCTCCCTACGGAGTGATCACCAGTGCAAAG GTGATGACAGAGGGTGGCCACAGCAAGGGGTTTGGCTTTGTGTGTTTTTCCTCTCCAGAGGAGGCGACAAAGGCCGTGACGGAGATGAACGGGCGCATCGTGGGCACCAAGCCACTGTATGTGGCGCTGGCGCAGCGCAAGGAGGAGCGGAAGGCCATCCTGACCAACCAGTACATGCAGCGCCTCTCCACCGTgcgggccctgggcagccccttcCTGGGCTCCTTTCAGCAGCCCTCGCGCTACTTCCTGCCCGCTGTGCCCCAG TCACCTGTCCTCCAGCTGCCTCCACCGTGCGGCCACCAGGTGTGCCTCGGCGCCCCCGGGACCACATCAGCAGTGCCAGGCAGGCCTCCACCCAGGTGGCACGGCCGGTGCCTCCCACCCAAAGAGTGG CCAACATTGGTACCCAGACCACAGGACCCAGCGGGACGGGATGCCCTATCGCAGGCCGGCCTCTCCTGCCGTACCGATGCCCTTCAGggggccaccacagccagcctaTG CTAA
- the PABPC1L gene encoding polyadenylate-binding protein 1-like isoform X1 — MNAGGSGYPLASLYVGDLHPDVTEAMLYDTFSPAGPILSIRVCRDVATRRSLGYAYINFQQPADAERALDTMNFEVIKGQPIRIMWSQRDPGLRKSGVGNVFIKNLEDSIDNKALYDTFSTFGNILSCKVVCDEHGSRGFGFVHFETHEAAQQAIRTMNGMLLNDRKVFVGHFKSRREREAELGARALEFTNIYVKNLRADVDERCLQDLFSQFGKMLSVKVMRDSSGHSRGFGFVNFEKHEEAQKAVDHMNGKEVSGRLLYVGRAQKRAERQNELKRKFEQVKQDRLHRYQGVNLYVKNLDDSIDDEKLRKEFSPYGVITSAKVMTEGGHSKGFGFVCFSSPEEATKAVTEMNGRIVGTKPLYVALAQRKEERKAILTNQYMQRLSTVRALGSPFLGSFQQPSRYFLPAVPQPPAQAAYAGSGAVAPIQPAPRWSAQPPQPSFTCPPAASTVRPPGVPRRPRDHISSARQASTQVARPVPPTQRVANIGTQTTGPSGTGCPIAGRPLLPYRCPSGGHHSQPMLRAASRPRVQLQEPAVHVPGQEPLTASMLAAAPLHEQKQMIGERLYPLIHNVHKQLAAKITGMLLEIDNSELLLMLESPESLHAKIEEAVAVLQAHQAAEQPKVFTH; from the exons ATGAACGCCGGCGGCTCGGGTTACCCACTCGCCTCGCTCTACGTGGGCGACCTGCACCCCGATGTGACTGAGGCCATGCTCTACGACACCTTCTCGCCCGCCGGCCCCATCCTGTCCATCCGCGTGTGCCGCGACGTGGCCACCCGGCGCTCGCTGGGCTATGCCTACATCAACTTCCAGCAGCCGGCAGACG CGGAGCGCGCCCTGGACACCATGAACTTTGAGGTGATCAAGGGCCAGCCCATCCGCATCATGTGGTCCCAGCGAGACCCGGGGCTGCGCAAGTCAGGCGTGGGCAACGTCTTCATCAAGAACCTGGAGGACTCCATCGACAACAAGGCTCTGTATGACACCTTCTCCACCTTCGGGAACATCCTCTCCTGCAAG GTGGTGTGCGACGAGCACGGCTCCCGGGGCTTCGGCTTCGTGCACTTTGAGACCCACGAGGCTGCGCAGCAGGCCATCCGCACCATGAACGGGATGCTGCTCAATGACCGCAAAGT CTTCGTCGGCCACTTCAAGTCCCGCCGGGAGCGGGAGGCGGAGCTGGGGGCACGGGCCCTGGAGTTCACCAACATCTACGTGAAGAACCTCCGGGCAGACGTGGATGAGCGGTGCCTGCAGGACCTCTTCTCCCAGTTTG GAAAGATGCTGAGTGTGAAGGTGATGAGGGACAGCAGCGGCCACTCCCGGGGCTTTGGCTTCGTCAACTTTGAGAAGCACGAGGAAGCGCAGAAG gctgTGGACCACATGAACGGGAAGGAGGTGAGCGGGCGGCTGCTGTACGTGGGCCGCGCCCAGAAGCGGGCGGAGCGGCAGAATGAGCTGAAGCGCAAGTTCGAGCAGGTGAAGCAGGACCGGCTGCACCGCTACCAG GGCGTGAACCTGTATGTGAAGAACCTGGATGACTCTATCGATGATGAGAAACTGAGGAAAGAGTTCTCTCCCTACGGAGTGATCACCAGTGCAAAG GTGATGACAGAGGGTGGCCACAGCAAGGGGTTTGGCTTTGTGTGTTTTTCCTCTCCAGAGGAGGCGACAAAGGCCGTGACGGAGATGAACGGGCGCATCGTGGGCACCAAGCCACTGTATGTGGCGCTGGCGCAGCGCAAGGAGGAGCGGAAGGCCATCCTGACCAACCAGTACATGCAGCGCCTCTCCACCGTgcgggccctgggcagccccttcCTGGGCTCCTTTCAGCAGCCCTCGCGCTACTTCCTGCCCGCTGTGCCCCAG CCTCCAGCGCAGGCGGCGTATGCTGGCTCTGGCGCCGTGGCACCCATCCAGCCTGCCCCCAGGTGGTCGGCCCAGCCTCCACAACCTTCGT TCACCTGTCCTCCAGCTGCCTCCACCGTGCGGCCACCAGGTGTGCCTCGGCGCCCCCGGGACCACATCAGCAGTGCCAGGCAGGCCTCCACCCAGGTGGCACGGCCGGTGCCTCCCACCCAAAGAGTGG CCAACATTGGTACCCAGACCACAGGACCCAGCGGGACGGGATGCCCTATCGCAGGCCGGCCTCTCCTGCCGTACCGATGCCCTTCAGggggccaccacagccagcctaTG CTAAGGGCTGCGTCCCGGCCCCGTGTGCAGCTCCAGGAGCCCGCTGTGCACGTCCCCGGCCAGGAGCCCCTGACTGCGTCCATGCTGGCTGCGGCGCCCCTGCACGAGCAGAAGCAGATGATTG GGGAGCGTCTCTACCCCCTCATCCACAACGTCCACAAGCAGCTGGCTGCCAAGATCACGGGCATGCTGCTGGAGATTGACAACTCGGAGCTGCTGCTCATGCTGGAGTCTCCGGAGTCCCTCCACGCCAAG ATAGAAGAGGCGGTGGCAGTGTTGCAGGCCCACCAGGCCGCGGAGCAGCCCAAGGTGTTCACGCACTGA